The following are from one region of the Stanieria cyanosphaera PCC 7437 genome:
- a CDS encoding DUF1350 family protein: MEWQEISGSWVYLPTTKPIGIVHFLGGAFVATAPQVTYRSLLQQLGQAGFAIIATPFLNTLDHLAIARDVLNRFETILDRLQRNNFITKGYLPIYGIGHSMGCKLHLLIGSLYEVERAGNILISFNNYPASRAIPFLEQFNNTFTLSLNVNPAFNVEFSPSPTETSELIASNYNIRRNLLIKFNNDTIDQTITLEPVLQQRFPEMIATLTLPGNHLTPLSQEINWQTGDIFTPFDVFGQWFKQGFSRDLSRLNQEILRWLNPFSLV; encoded by the coding sequence ATGGAGTGGCAAGAAATTTCTGGAAGTTGGGTGTATTTACCCACCACTAAACCAATTGGGATTGTTCATTTTTTGGGAGGTGCGTTTGTCGCTACTGCCCCCCAAGTAACTTATCGTTCTCTTTTGCAACAATTAGGACAAGCGGGATTTGCTATTATCGCTACTCCCTTTTTAAATACTTTAGATCATCTTGCGATCGCTCGTGATGTCCTCAACCGTTTTGAAACAATTTTAGACCGTTTACAAAGAAATAATTTTATTACAAAAGGTTATCTTCCTATTTACGGCATAGGACATAGTATGGGTTGTAAACTGCATCTGTTAATTGGTAGTTTGTATGAAGTAGAACGGGCTGGTAATATTCTGATCTCTTTTAATAATTATCCTGCTAGTCGTGCAATTCCTTTTTTAGAGCAATTTAATAATACTTTTACCCTTAGTCTGAATGTTAACCCTGCTTTCAATGTCGAGTTTAGCCCTTCTCCAACAGAAACGAGCGAATTAATTGCCAGTAATTACAATATTCGTCGTAATCTTTTAATTAAATTTAACAACGATACCATTGATCAAACTATTACCTTAGAACCCGTTTTACAACAACGCTTTCCTGAGATGATTGCTACTTTAACTCTGCCAGGCAATCATTTAACTCCTCTCTCTCAAGAAATTAATTGGCAAACTGGAGATATTTTTACTCCTTTTGATGTTTTTGGGCAATGGTTTAAGCAAGGATTTTCTCGCGATTTATCCCGCCTAAACCAAGAGATCTTGCGTTGGTTGAATCCTTTTTCCCTAGTTTAA
- a CDS encoding antibiotic biosynthesis monooxygenase family protein translates to MILEVAILNIKSDLSHDFEKAFQQASRIIASMPGYISHDLQKCVEIENRYLLMVYWNTLEDYTIGFRQSEQYQTWKQLLHHFYEPFPVVEHYYSVIKSSK, encoded by the coding sequence ATGATTCTTGAAGTGGCAATACTGAATATTAAATCAGATCTGAGTCATGATTTTGAAAAAGCATTTCAACAAGCTTCTAGAATTATTGCTTCCATGCCAGGATACATATCCCATGATTTACAAAAATGTGTTGAAATTGAAAATCGCTATTTACTGATGGTCTATTGGAATACTTTAGAAGATTATACTATTGGTTTTAGACAATCTGAGCAATATCAAACCTGGAAACAATTATTGCATCACTTTTACGAGCCTTTTCCTGTAGTCGAGCATTACTATAGCGTCATTAAAAGCTCAAAATAA
- a CDS encoding YqaA family protein, whose product MLRQAYQWVIGWSETPYGSWALFILAFAESSCFPIPPDVLLIALSVGQPLAAFQFALICSIGSVLGGVAGYAMGFFAFTAIAKPILHLYDPDLAVFNQVKGLYDTWGFWGVLIAAITPIPYKVFTIASGVFKFNLLQFVLASIIGRSFRFFLVSGLIFWGGESLKLWIEKYFDWVAWGFLAILILGFAVLKFL is encoded by the coding sequence ATGCTTAGACAGGCTTATCAATGGGTTATTGGTTGGAGTGAAACACCTTACGGTAGTTGGGCGTTATTTATACTGGCTTTTGCTGAATCTTCTTGTTTTCCCATTCCTCCTGATGTCTTATTAATCGCACTTTCGGTAGGGCAACCTCTGGCAGCTTTTCAATTTGCCCTGATTTGTAGTATCGGTTCTGTACTAGGAGGAGTAGCTGGTTATGCTATGGGCTTTTTTGCTTTTACTGCGATCGCAAAACCCATTTTACATCTTTATGACCCAGATTTAGCTGTTTTTAATCAAGTTAAAGGACTTTACGACACTTGGGGATTTTGGGGTGTATTAATTGCTGCTATCACTCCGATTCCTTATAAAGTATTTACTATTGCTTCTGGTGTTTTTAAATTTAATCTGTTGCAATTTGTTTTGGCTTCTATCATTGGACGTAGTTTCCGCTTTTTTCTCGTTAGTGGTTTAATATTTTGGGGCGGAGAATCTTTAAAATTATGGATTGAAAAATATTTTGATTGGGTAGCTTGGGGTTTTCTGGCTATTCTTATTCTTGGTTTTGCTGTTTTAAAATTCCTGTAA
- a CDS encoding GNAT family N-acetyltransferase — protein sequence MDCSHIQFSVDKSKVDYQQLKDLFTMAAFWARERSIEDLEIAIANSDPVVTIWDQHKLIGFSRATSDGIYRAGIWDVVVHPEYRGMGLGRKLVETVISHPKVNKVERVYLTTTHQQSFYERIGFKQNDTTTMVLYNTNPIDSIALLEQQTQEITVN from the coding sequence ATGGATTGCAGCCACATTCAATTTTCTGTAGACAAATCAAAAGTAGACTATCAACAACTTAAAGATTTATTTACGATGGCTGCTTTTTGGGCGCGAGAAAGAAGTATCGAGGATTTAGAAATTGCGATCGCAAATAGCGATCCTGTAGTTACTATTTGGGATCAACATAAATTAATTGGGTTTTCTCGGGCTACTTCTGATGGAATTTATCGGGCAGGAATTTGGGATGTTGTGGTTCATCCAGAGTATCGCGGTATGGGTTTAGGACGCAAGTTAGTTGAAACCGTTATTTCTCATCCGAAAGTTAATAAAGTAGAAAGAGTTTATTTAACTACTACTCATCAACAAAGTTTCTACGAACGCATTGGTTTTAAACAAAACGATACTACCACGATGGTACTGTACAATACTAATCCAATCGATTCGATCGCTTTACTAGAACAACAAACCCAAGAAATAACAGTCAATTAA
- a CDS encoding MOSC domain-containing protein, with product MIVSELCIYPIKSCQGIKVQQAQVTPKGFAWDREMMLINQQGKFLTQRQYPLLAKVKVELVEDGIALKTQDNSVEPINFTPTLTGNEIEVEIWRDRTIAIDQGDQLAQWFHQVLQLESNKECRLVRQSPQHIRPVNQKYAFKGDEMVSFADGYPFLLTATASLQELNARIHEMYQQPKQTIPMDRFRPNIVVETTEPFIEDKWKSIQIGEVIFSVVKPCSRCIITTTDQQTGTRDESREPLRSLGTFRQFAEQGVMFGENMTPQTTGSIRVGDSLKVLQFRGQSYSSYQ from the coding sequence ATGATTGTCTCCGAACTGTGTATTTATCCAATTAAATCTTGTCAGGGAATTAAAGTTCAACAAGCTCAAGTAACTCCTAAAGGGTTTGCTTGGGATCGAGAAATGATGCTGATTAATCAACAAGGAAAATTTCTCACTCAAAGACAATATCCCCTGTTAGCCAAAGTTAAAGTAGAACTCGTTGAAGATGGTATTGCTTTAAAAACCCAAGATAACAGTGTTGAACCGATTAATTTCACTCCTACTTTAACAGGCAACGAAATAGAAGTTGAAATTTGGCGTGATCGCACTATCGCGATTGATCAAGGCGATCAACTAGCTCAATGGTTTCATCAAGTATTACAGCTAGAAAGCAACAAAGAATGTCGTTTAGTTCGACAGTCTCCTCAACATATTCGCCCAGTTAATCAAAAATACGCTTTTAAAGGCGATGAAATGGTTAGTTTTGCTGATGGCTATCCTTTTCTGCTCACAGCCACAGCTTCTCTACAAGAGTTAAATGCTCGCATTCACGAGATGTATCAACAACCGAAACAAACTATCCCAATGGATAGATTTCGACCTAATATTGTGGTAGAAACAACCGAACCGTTTATTGAAGACAAATGGAAATCAATTCAAATTGGTGAAGTGATTTTTTCTGTAGTTAAACCTTGTAGCCGTTGTATTATCACTACAACCGATCAACAAACTGGTACTAGAGATGAATCAAGAGAACCTTTAAGAAGTTTGGGAACTTTTCGCCAATTTGCCGAACAAGGAGTGATGTTTGGCGAAAATATGACCCCTCAAACCACAGGATCGATCAGAGTTGGTGACTCATTAAAAGTCCTGCAATTTAGGGGACAATCTTATAGCAGTTACCAGTGA
- a CDS encoding exopolysaccharide biosynthesis protein, whose protein sequence is MAKLSLELNRYFFEEERSSDVTLAEILNLAGERIFGFLLVILSFPSALPIPAPGYSIPFGILMFILALQLICGRQRPWLPAKMMKASMKLETVQGVIKAGNPWLQKIEALSKPRLSYICTGLTGRIILGIAIALMSISMMIPIPGTNTLPAMGIWVTGFGLMEDDGVICLAGLLLCAVAGTLSTSIIIAVIWGGSSLLDVIKGWLGS, encoded by the coding sequence ATGGCTAAACTTTCTCTAGAACTAAATCGCTATTTTTTTGAAGAAGAAAGATCTTCAGACGTAACTTTAGCTGAAATTTTGAACTTGGCTGGAGAACGAATTTTTGGATTTTTATTAGTAATTCTATCTTTTCCTTCTGCTTTACCAATCCCTGCTCCTGGTTACTCCATTCCATTTGGTATTTTGATGTTTATCTTAGCACTACAACTAATTTGTGGTCGTCAACGTCCTTGGTTACCAGCCAAAATGATGAAAGCTTCGATGAAACTCGAAACAGTGCAAGGAGTAATCAAAGCAGGAAATCCTTGGTTACAGAAAATTGAAGCTTTAAGTAAGCCTCGTCTTAGCTATATTTGTACTGGTCTTACTGGTAGAATTATCTTGGGAATTGCGATCGCTTTAATGTCAATTTCCATGATGATCCCGATTCCAGGCACTAATACTCTACCAGCTATGGGAATATGGGTAACTGGTTTTGGTTTGATGGAAGATGATGGCGTAATTTGTTTGGCTGGTTTATTACTCTGTGCTGTTGCTGGCACTTTATCTACTTCAATTATTATTGCCGTTATTTGGGGTGGTTCGAGTCTTTTGGATGTAATTAAAGGTTGGTTGGGTAGCTAG
- a CDS encoding AtzE family amidohydrolase — MNQTQNALAIAEAIHQGKTTAKAIVSQTLKQIEQRNPNLNCFTAVTGTSAIASAEKIDQGKHPGILAGVPFAVKNLFDVQGITTLAGSKINQDNSPAQEDATAIALLKQAGAILVGTLNMDEYAYGFVTENSHYGATRNPHDLSRIAGGSSGGSAAAVAAGLVPLTLGSDTNGSIRVPAALCGVYGFKPTYGRLSRAGVFLFVSSLDHIGCFARSVRDVAAVFDVLQGADPKDPVCTHKPIQPCLSQLEGEIDHLRIAIAGDYFQQEAEPEALEVVATVAQALNVRQTITIPESDRAKAAAYLITASEGANLHLHNLKSRPQDFDPATRDRFLAGALIPASWYIQAQRFRRWYRHQLQQIFQQVDLILAPTTPCVAPKLGQTKMIIGGEEVLVRPNLGRFTQPFSLIGLPVLSVPVLGSKKLPLGVQIIAAPYQELLILRVAHFLENRGIIGTYSLI, encoded by the coding sequence ATGAATCAAACTCAAAACGCACTGGCTATTGCTGAGGCTATACATCAAGGAAAAACTACGGCTAAGGCGATTGTTAGTCAAACTCTCAAACAAATTGAACAACGCAATCCTAATTTAAATTGCTTTACTGCGGTAACTGGCACATCTGCGATCGCTTCGGCGGAAAAAATCGATCAAGGTAAACATCCAGGTATTTTAGCAGGCGTTCCTTTTGCAGTTAAAAACCTGTTTGATGTTCAAGGCATTACTACTTTAGCTGGTTCAAAAATCAATCAAGACAATTCTCCCGCTCAAGAAGATGCTACTGCGATCGCGCTTTTAAAACAAGCAGGAGCTATTTTAGTCGGAACATTAAATATGGATGAATACGCCTATGGATTTGTAACCGAAAATAGTCATTATGGTGCAACTCGAAATCCCCACGATCTCAGTCGGATTGCTGGTGGTTCTTCTGGAGGTTCAGCAGCAGCAGTAGCAGCAGGATTAGTACCCCTAACTTTAGGTTCAGATACTAATGGTTCAATTCGAGTGCCGGCTGCCTTATGTGGCGTTTATGGTTTTAAACCTACTTATGGTCGTCTTTCTCGTGCAGGTGTGTTTTTATTTGTGAGTAGTTTAGATCATATTGGCTGTTTTGCTCGCTCTGTTCGAGATGTAGCTGCCGTATTTGATGTTTTACAAGGTGCAGATCCTAAAGATCCTGTTTGCACCCATAAGCCGATCCAACCATGTTTATCTCAATTAGAAGGAGAAATAGACCATTTACGAATTGCGATCGCAGGAGACTATTTTCAACAGGAAGCAGAACCAGAAGCTCTTGAAGTAGTAGCTACGGTTGCTCAAGCATTAAATGTTCGACAGACAATTACGATTCCTGAAAGCGATCGCGCTAAAGCAGCAGCCTATCTAATTACAGCTTCCGAAGGAGCAAACTTACACCTCCATAACCTTAAATCACGTCCTCAAGATTTCGATCCCGCTACTCGCGATCGCTTTTTAGCTGGTGCGCTGATTCCTGCTTCGTGGTACATTCAAGCGCAAAGATTCCGCCGTTGGTATCGCCATCAACTACAACAGATTTTTCAACAAGTAGATCTGATCCTTGCTCCGACTACTCCTTGTGTTGCGCCCAAATTGGGTCAAACAAAAATGATCATTGGAGGAGAAGAAGTGTTAGTACGTCCTAATTTAGGTCGTTTTACTCAACCTTTTTCTTTGATCGGATTACCTGTACTTTCTGTTCCTGTACTTGGTTCTAAAAAATTACCTTTAGGAGTACAGATTATTGCTGCTCCTTACCAAGAATTATTAATTCTCAGAGTTGCTCATTTTCTTGAAAATAGAGGAATAATTGGCACTTATTCTCTCATTTAA
- a CDS encoding response regulator: MSSNTILLVEDNRDYQELIRLAFNESEIEHNLVIVSDGIIALEYLFGTGSFRDRDLNIMPDLVLLDLNLPQLNGLEILQRIRANPITRLLPVTIISSSLEPEDIINGYVYGCNSYIHKPVDFTMLKNFVKEITYYWLIINQAPPYFGALNE; the protein is encoded by the coding sequence ATGAGCAGTAATACTATTTTGTTAGTAGAGGATAATCGTGACTATCAAGAGTTAATTAGACTAGCATTTAACGAAAGTGAAATTGAACATAATTTAGTCATTGTATCTGATGGCATAATCGCTTTAGAATATTTATTTGGCACGGGTAGTTTTCGCGACCGCGATTTAAATATAATGCCAGATTTAGTTTTACTTGATTTAAACTTACCTCAACTTAATGGTTTAGAAATTTTGCAGCGCATTCGTGCCAATCCCATCACCAGACTGTTACCCGTAACAATTATTAGTTCTTCACTTGAACCTGAAGACATTATCAATGGTTATGTTTATGGTTGCAATAGTTATATTCATAAACCTGTAGACTTTACAATGCTGAAAAATTTTGTTAAAGAAATAACGTATTATTGGTTAATTATTAATCAAGCCCCACCTTATTTTGGAGCATTAAATGAGTAA
- a CDS encoding DUF4089 domain-containing protein encodes MLNSTSDYREYIQQTAELLGLKLTPEYLPGVQDNFERIAEIASLVTEFELQPELESAATFEP; translated from the coding sequence ATGCTTAATTCAACTTCAGACTATCGGGAATATATTCAACAAACAGCGGAATTGCTTGGTTTAAAACTAACACCAGAATATTTACCTGGAGTACAAGATAATTTTGAGCGAATTGCTGAAATCGCATCTTTAGTAACCGAATTTGAATTACAACCAGAACTTGAATCTGCTGCTACTTTTGAACCATGA
- the recR gene encoding recombination mediator RecR — protein sequence MYTPPLARLIEQLQLLPGVGPKTAQRLALHLIKRSEKEVQSLAQALIDAKKQVGLCKVCFHLSAEPVCSICSNQNRDRDTICVVADSRDVIALEKTREYKGQYHVLGGVISPMDGIGPEQLHIEALVRRVTKNQVKEVILAINPSVEGETTTLYLGGLLKPFTKVTRIAFGLPMGGDLEYADEVTLARALEGRRELDF from the coding sequence ATTTATACACCTCCTTTAGCTCGTTTAATCGAACAATTGCAGTTATTACCTGGAGTTGGACCAAAAACTGCTCAAAGATTAGCCTTACATCTGATTAAGCGTTCAGAAAAAGAAGTACAATCCTTAGCACAAGCTTTAATTGATGCCAAAAAACAAGTAGGCTTGTGTAAAGTCTGTTTTCATTTGTCGGCAGAACCAGTTTGTTCAATCTGTAGCAATCAAAATCGCGATCGCGATACTATTTGTGTAGTGGCTGATTCTCGTGATGTGATCGCTTTGGAAAAAACAAGGGAATACAAGGGTCAGTATCACGTTTTGGGTGGCGTAATTTCACCCATGGATGGAATTGGGCCAGAACAGCTACATATTGAAGCTTTAGTGAGAAGAGTTACTAAAAATCAAGTTAAAGAGGTTATTTTGGCAATTAATCCTAGTGTTGAAGGAGAAACTACAACTCTCTATCTCGGTGGATTGTTAAAACCGTTTACTAAAGTGACTCGAATTGCTTTTGGTTTACCGATGGGTGGGGATTTGGAATATGCTGATGAAGTTACTCTTGCTAGGGCATTAGAAGGTAGAAGAGAATTAGATTTTTAG
- the dcm gene encoding DNA (cytosine-5-)-methyltransferase has protein sequence MNVIQYNLFEHNNFNYLYINNEYFIERSLKFIDLFAGIGGMRIALEKIGASCVFSSEWDKYAQKTYQANFGEVPHGDITKITTEIIPDFDILVAGFPCQPFSSIGKREGFQHPTQGTLFYEIIRILIAKQPIAFLLENVEGLIYHDKKKTLETIIKSLNDLNYDVFYQVLDAAHYGVPQHRKRVYFVGFNRNYSAQTINFYFPPAKKNKVEIGQFVESHFDGYCISEHLQKTYLFKKDDGRPELIDRNSKGCVKTLVSTYHKIQRLTGTFVKDGKTGIRLLSENECKAIMGFDRDFIIPVSRTQMYRQLGNSVAIPVVEAIAKEMVKTIYFIKLTIKMS, from the coding sequence ATGAATGTAATTCAATATAATTTATTTGAGCATAATAATTTTAATTATCTTTATATAAATAATGAATATTTTATTGAGCGAAGTTTAAAGTTTATTGATTTATTTGCTGGAATAGGTGGCATGAGAATCGCCCTAGAAAAAATAGGTGCTAGTTGTGTTTTTTCTTCAGAATGGGATAAATACGCTCAAAAAACTTATCAGGCTAACTTTGGCGAAGTTCCTCATGGAGATATTACTAAAATAACCACAGAAATAATTCCTGATTTTGATATCTTAGTTGCTGGTTTTCCTTGCCAACCTTTTAGTTCAATTGGTAAAAGAGAAGGATTTCAACATCCAACTCAAGGAACACTATTTTATGAAATTATTAGAATACTGATAGCTAAACAACCAATTGCTTTTTTACTAGAAAATGTAGAAGGTTTAATTTACCATGATAAGAAAAAGACTTTAGAGACTATTATAAAATCTTTAAACGATTTGAATTATGATGTATTTTATCAAGTTTTAGACGCAGCCCATTATGGCGTACCACAGCATCGTAAAAGAGTTTATTTTGTAGGATTTAATCGTAATTATTCTGCTCAAACAATAAATTTTTATTTTCCACCTGCAAAAAAAAATAAAGTTGAGATCGGACAATTTGTTGAATCTCATTTCGATGGTTATTGTATTTCTGAACATTTACAAAAAACTTATTTATTTAAAAAAGATGATGGTAGACCAGAGTTAATTGATCGCAATAGCAAAGGTTGTGTCAAGACTTTAGTTTCTACCTATCATAAAATTCAGCGATTAACTGGTACTTTTGTCAAAGATGGTAAAACAGGAATTAGATTGCTTTCGGAAAATGAATGTAAAGCAATTATGGGGTTTGATAGAGATTTTATTATCCCTGTTAGTCGTACTCAAATGTATCGACAACTAGGAAATTCTGTAGCAATTCCTGTGGTTGAAGCTATAGCAAAAGAGATGGTTAAAACTATTTATTTCATTAAGCTAACTATTAAAATGAGTTAA
- the ahcY gene encoding adenosylhomocysteinase, whose translation MVAAVTQTKYEVKDLALAPQGKQRIEWAAREMPVIKQIRERFAQEKPLAGIRLVACCHVTTETANLAITLQAGGADALLIASNPLSTQDDVAACLVAEYGIPVYAIKGEDNETYHRHVQIALDHKPNIIIDDGSDVVATLIQERQDQLSDIIGTTEETTTGIVRLQAMFKDGVLTFPAMNVNDAETKHFFDNRYGTGQSTLDGIIRATNVLLAGKTVVVAGYGWCGKGVAMRARGLGSSVIVTEINPVRAIEAAMDGFRVMPMSEAASQGDLFVTVTGNKHVIRPEHFEAMKDGAMVCNSGHFDIEIDLKSLGAKATEVKEVRNFTQQYQMPNGKSIVVLGEGRLVNLAAAEGHPSAVMDMSFANQALACEYLVKNKDSLQPGLHSIPTEVDQEIAALKLAAMGIKIDTLTSEQIEYINSWTVGT comes from the coding sequence ATGGTAGCAGCCGTTACTCAGACTAAATATGAAGTAAAAGATCTTGCCCTTGCACCACAAGGTAAGCAAAGAATTGAATGGGCAGCTAGAGAAATGCCTGTAATTAAACAAATTAGAGAGCGTTTTGCCCAAGAAAAACCTTTAGCAGGAATTCGTCTAGTTGCTTGTTGTCACGTTACGACAGAAACAGCAAATCTAGCGATTACCCTTCAAGCTGGTGGTGCAGATGCACTATTAATTGCGAGTAACCCTCTTTCGACTCAAGATGATGTGGCTGCTTGTCTAGTTGCTGAATATGGTATTCCTGTCTATGCGATTAAAGGGGAAGATAATGAAACTTATCACCGTCATGTTCAAATCGCTTTAGATCATAAACCTAATATCATTATTGATGATGGTAGTGATGTAGTTGCTACTTTAATTCAAGAAAGACAGGATCAACTGAGCGATATTATCGGTACTACTGAAGAAACTACTACTGGTATTGTCCGCTTACAAGCAATGTTCAAAGATGGGGTACTTACCTTCCCTGCTATGAATGTTAATGATGCTGAAACCAAACATTTCTTTGACAACCGTTATGGTACTGGGCAATCTACCTTAGATGGTATTATTCGTGCTACTAATGTTTTATTAGCTGGTAAAACCGTAGTTGTAGCTGGTTACGGTTGGTGTGGTAAAGGTGTGGCAATGCGCGCCAGGGGTTTAGGTTCAAGCGTAATTGTTACCGAAATCAATCCTGTGAGGGCAATTGAAGCAGCAATGGATGGTTTCCGTGTTATGCCTATGAGTGAAGCTGCCTCTCAAGGAGATTTATTTGTTACTGTTACTGGTAATAAACACGTCATTCGCCCTGAACATTTTGAAGCAATGAAAGATGGGGCGATGGTATGTAATTCTGGTCACTTTGATATCGAAATTGACCTCAAATCTTTAGGTGCTAAAGCTACCGAAGTTAAAGAAGTTCGCAACTTTACTCAACAATATCAAATGCCCAACGGCAAATCAATTGTAGTTTTGGGAGAAGGAAGACTAGTTAATCTCGCTGCTGCGGAAGGGCATCCTAGTGCAGTGATGGATATGAGTTTTGCTAACCAAGCTTTAGCTTGCGAATATTTAGTTAAAAATAAAGATAGTTTACAACCGGGTTTACATTCTATTCCCACTGAAGTTGACCAAGAAATTGCTGCCTTAAAACTAGCAGCGATGGGAATTAAGATTGATACTCTTACCTCTGAACAAATTGAATACATTAACTCTTGGACAGTAGGAACATAA
- the msrP gene encoding protein-methionine-sulfoxide reductase catalytic subunit MsrP: MTLIRIPKSWQLSESQVTPERLYYNRRRFLKTLITTSILPLAGCQQSNSTNNKSSTPTALETSLNLPKIESFQTNSAFAQVNRPVTEEKVAGQYNNFYEYGGTKAIWMDAQKLPTENWQVEVTGLVKNPRTYDIDDLKKTFPLEERIYRFRCVEAWAMVLPWVGFPMKKLIEAVEPTSQAKFVRFTSFYDPEITTGPAFHFGTLPWPYTEGLRIEEMANELAFFALGIYGHDLPKQHGAPLRMVVPWKYGFKGAKSIVKIEFLDSQPATYWNTIDPKEYGFEANVNPNVPHPRWSQATEKFISTGPGLSWEIKETTIYNGYGEYVANLYA, encoded by the coding sequence ATGACTCTAATTCGTATCCCTAAATCCTGGCAACTTTCTGAAAGTCAAGTCACTCCAGAACGTCTTTATTACAATCGTCGTCGTTTTCTGAAAACTTTAATTACGACTAGTATTTTGCCATTAGCTGGTTGTCAGCAATCTAATTCGACGAACAATAAATCTTCTACTCCAACTGCTTTGGAAACCAGTCTCAATTTACCTAAAATAGAGTCATTTCAAACCAATTCAGCTTTTGCCCAAGTCAATCGACCCGTTACGGAAGAAAAAGTGGCAGGGCAATATAATAATTTTTACGAGTATGGTGGGACTAAAGCAATTTGGATGGATGCCCAAAAACTCCCTACAGAAAATTGGCAGGTAGAAGTCACAGGATTAGTTAAAAATCCTCGTACCTATGATATTGATGACCTTAAAAAAACGTTTCCCCTCGAAGAAAGGATTTATCGTTTTCGCTGTGTAGAAGCTTGGGCAATGGTTTTACCTTGGGTTGGTTTTCCGATGAAAAAGTTGATTGAAGCCGTTGAACCTACTTCTCAAGCTAAATTTGTCCGTTTTACTTCATTTTACGACCCCGAAATTACTACAGGTCCAGCTTTTCATTTTGGGACTTTACCTTGGCCATATACAGAAGGTTTAAGAATTGAGGAAATGGCAAATGAATTAGCCTTTTTTGCTTTAGGTATTTATGGTCACGATTTACCTAAGCAACACGGTGCGCCTTTGCGGATGGTAGTTCCCTGGAAATATGGTTTTAAAGGAGCAAAATCAATTGTCAAAATTGAATTTTTAGATAGTCAACCAGCGACCTATTGGAACACGATAGATCCGAAAGAATATGGTTTTGAGGCAAATGTTAATCCGAATGTTCCTCATCCCCGTTGGTCACAAGCTACTGAAAAGTTTATTAGTACCGGCCCAGGTTTATCGTGGGAAATTAAAGAAACTACGATTTATAACGGTTATGGCGAATATGTAGCTAATTTATATGCCTAG